The following are encoded in a window of Candidatus Dependentiae bacterium genomic DNA:
- a CDS encoding J domain-containing protein codes for MNTKDYYQTLGVSKSASKEQIKAAYRKLALKYHPDRNPDNKDAEERFKEAAQAYEVLSDDKKRQQYDQFGHANYNNMGSGSSSTHGTHNMNMDDIFSAFGDIFGDMFGGSTHSAHKHTRSGPIAKRGHDLYKEIIITLKESFIGVKKEVSYHHFAPCTTCNSKGTQKGTSIQTCAKCNGSGQQQFRQGFFMYAQACSPCSGQGYTIPSPCKDCEGQSRKQIFDKFSVTIPQGIFDTAELRIASKGDAGVYGGSSGDLFLKILVLEDKKFKRVGDDLVCSVMLNYPQLVLGSQVEIENIDNTKHIIKIPKGCAIGERIILAGKGFQKLRSKTHGNLVIITKCHIPKKLSAEGKQALQNYSQYIGTDIENESSTITGFFKKFLG; via the coding sequence ATGAATACAAAAGATTACTATCAAACGCTTGGTGTGTCAAAATCGGCTTCTAAAGAGCAGATCAAGGCCGCTTACCGTAAATTGGCTTTAAAGTACCATCCAGACCGTAATCCAGATAATAAAGATGCTGAAGAGAGATTTAAAGAAGCGGCACAAGCATATGAAGTGCTCTCTGATGATAAAAAACGTCAACAATACGACCAATTCGGCCACGCCAACTATAATAATATGGGGAGTGGTAGTAGCAGCACTCATGGTACCCATAATATGAATATGGATGATATTTTTAGCGCTTTTGGTGATATTTTTGGCGACATGTTTGGTGGCAGTACTCACAGTGCCCATAAGCATACACGAAGTGGCCCTATTGCTAAACGTGGGCACGATCTTTATAAAGAAATTATCATTACTTTAAAAGAATCTTTTATTGGTGTAAAAAAGGAGGTCAGTTACCATCACTTTGCACCATGCACTACATGCAATAGCAAAGGTACACAAAAAGGAACAAGTATCCAGACATGTGCAAAATGTAATGGTTCTGGGCAACAGCAATTTCGCCAAGGTTTTTTTATGTATGCACAAGCATGTTCACCGTGCTCAGGGCAAGGATACACTATTCCATCACCGTGCAAAGATTGCGAAGGCCAATCTCGTAAACAAATTTTTGATAAATTTTCGGTTACTATTCCACAAGGAATTTTTGATACTGCAGAACTACGTATCGCTAGCAAAGGAGACGCGGGTGTTTATGGTGGTTCTTCTGGTGATTTATTTTTAAAAATTTTGGTACTTGAAGACAAAAAGTTTAAACGGGTTGGTGATGATCTAGTCTGCAGCGTTATGCTCAATTATCCACAACTTGTACTTGGATCTCAAGTAGAAATAGAAAATATTGATAATACTAAGCATATCATCAAAATTCCAAAAGGCTGTGCTATCGGCGAACGCATCATACTTGCTGGCAAAGGATTTCAAAAACTTCGCAGTAAAACCCATGGTAATTTAGTTATCATTACCAAGTGCCACATACCTAAAAAACTTTCTGCCGAAGGCAAACAAGCACTACAAAACTACTCACAGTATATTGGCACGGACATAGAAAATGAAAGCAGCACAATTACTGGATTTTTCAAAAAGTTTTTGGGTTAA
- a CDS encoding DNA double-strand break repair nuclease NurA yields the protein MLDRTKVIKELNALADQLFVDSFHEHELARVVWNYIAADPTFCYKINECNLTFPVAYWQATLKSTQEIRKEIKKYTAISVDGSQIYPDRHQGTGCFLINIGSVTLSYAIQSKPVVFNSRPYVFLGYEYDELEKISADIVNVIRQEFELKAAAERDYSVLKKLGPTAVFFDGPLMFWFLENKEPGVRNMFLARYVDSLWQLFEKKVLCAGYISMPRSRDLVTILRVALQFITSEVATTYTDSAIERQLFAAVAAASQEYKEKITKRLSDVAICRWFLQPFERTILFKNNAPMCVSYPQQIQPYFFYLHVGSEIVRIEIPAWIAHQDTLVDTICQIAIDQAIKGRGYPVVLAEAHEQAVVKAPDREFFYHALTKLGIVYKKRFALSQKSIKKRSIGI from the coding sequence GCATTGGCGGATCAACTTTTTGTTGATTCTTTTCATGAACATGAACTAGCACGTGTTGTTTGGAATTATATTGCTGCAGATCCAACTTTTTGTTACAAAATTAACGAATGTAATCTTACCTTTCCGGTTGCTTACTGGCAGGCAACGTTGAAAAGTACGCAAGAAATAAGAAAAGAAATAAAAAAATATACAGCAATCTCTGTTGATGGATCGCAAATTTATCCAGATCGACATCAAGGAACTGGGTGTTTTCTTATTAACATTGGAAGCGTGACATTATCGTATGCTATACAAAGTAAACCAGTTGTGTTCAATTCTCGGCCATATGTTTTTTTGGGTTATGAGTATGATGAACTAGAAAAAATTTCTGCAGATATAGTTAATGTTATTCGCCAAGAATTTGAATTAAAAGCAGCGGCTGAGCGTGACTATTCAGTATTAAAAAAATTGGGTCCAACGGCAGTATTTTTTGATGGTCCACTTATGTTTTGGTTTTTAGAAAATAAAGAACCAGGGGTACGCAATATGTTTTTAGCGCGCTATGTAGATTCATTGTGGCAATTATTTGAAAAGAAAGTACTATGTGCAGGATACATTAGTATGCCGCGTAGTAGAGATTTGGTTACCATTCTACGTGTGGCATTACAGTTTATTACCTCTGAAGTAGCCACAACATATACAGATTCTGCAATAGAAAGGCAGCTATTTGCTGCTGTTGCCGCAGCGAGCCAAGAGTATAAGGAAAAAATAACTAAGCGTCTTTCTGATGTAGCAATATGTCGATGGTTTTTACAGCCATTTGAGCGTACAATTCTTTTCAAAAATAATGCTCCTATGTGTGTAAGTTATCCTCAGCAGATACAACCATATTTTTTTTATTTGCATGTAGGTAGTGAAATTGTACGCATTGAAATTCCTGCATGGATTGCACATCAAGATACGCTTGTTGATACAATTTGTCAGATTGCAATAGATCAGGCTATAAAAGGGCGAGGCTATCCAGTTGTATTAGCCGAAGCTCATGAACAAGCAGTTGTTAAAGCTCCAGATCGTGAATTTTTTTATCATGCGCTAACAAAACTTGGTATTGTATATAAAAAACGTTTTGCGCTTTCTCAAAAGAGTATAAAAAAACGTAGCATTGGTATTTAA
- a CDS encoding TonB C-terminal domain-containing protein: MENTVSRSKKISIALFSLALHMMLFLLLFVSLTDPTTRKQLLQRQRIELLKKLAQVPKQKFKWAATKARASQFGAPVVFANPTQQQQTTYEKKSGATQKQTQLIQKIALQQTEQKKITKEKIIKEGKVDKPQKQEIQPKLVKKDTIQQVVQKETIPKPLLKPELQKPKTSLTLAQITKGFLEQIKGKGDHTVTMHGDKNRLPTDEQLKHERYLQRLQWCLQNSMKIHQGKYTPHQSVKTSLDMFIALDKDGKLTELTLLRSSGIAQLDEFMLFAFQDASSSFPPVPEFFKKELYSIIFTVKVNEMPQPGFRLFMQ, from the coding sequence GTGGAAAACACTGTATCACGCAGTAAAAAAATAAGTATCGCGTTATTTTCTCTTGCGCTGCATATGATGCTATTTTTACTTCTTTTTGTATCGCTAACAGACCCAACGACACGTAAGCAGTTGTTACAAAGACAACGAATAGAACTATTAAAGAAACTTGCACAGGTACCAAAGCAAAAATTTAAATGGGCAGCTACTAAGGCACGTGCATCACAATTTGGTGCACCAGTTGTATTTGCTAATCCTACCCAACAACAACAAACCACCTACGAAAAAAAATCTGGTGCTACTCAAAAACAAACACAACTGATACAAAAAATAGCTCTACAACAAACTGAACAAAAAAAGATTACTAAGGAAAAAATCATTAAAGAAGGAAAAGTAGATAAGCCTCAAAAACAAGAAATACAGCCCAAACTAGTAAAAAAAGATACAATACAACAAGTAGTTCAAAAAGAAACAATACCAAAACCCCTGCTAAAGCCAGAGCTCCAGAAACCGAAAACAAGTCTCACCCTTGCACAGATAACTAAAGGATTTTTAGAGCAAATAAAAGGTAAAGGTGATCATACCGTTACTATGCATGGTGATAAAAACAGACTACCCACTGATGAGCAACTCAAACATGAACGTTATTTGCAAAGACTGCAATGGTGCCTACAAAATTCTATGAAAATTCATCAAGGCAAATATACACCTCACCAATCGGTCAAAACCAGCCTTGATATGTTTATTGCTCTCGATAAAGATGGTAAATTAACAGAACTAACATTATTGCGCTCATCTGGCATTGCTCAACTTGATGAATTTATGCTCTTTGCCTTTCAAGATGCTAGCAGCAGTTTCCCACCCGTTCCTGAGTTTTTCAAAAAAGAGCTTTACAGCATTATTTTTACAGTAAAAGTTAATGAGATGCCACAGCCTGGCTTTAGGTTATTTATGCAATAA
- a CDS encoding NAD-dependent epimerase/dehydratase family protein encodes MEQFYRGKNVLVTGGCGFIGSHIAEKLVDLGAHVTILDDLSTGFLHNIESIKNKVTLIIASITDPNICKNTTKNKDIIFHLAAFISVPQSVEEPLVCHNVNINGTLNLLEAARINNVQRFVFSSSSAVYGSTNDIAKETDPCIPTSPYGMSKRVGELYCQQYAQHYGLKTICLRYFNVYGPRQDPNGPYAAVVAKFTYQMKHNLPITIFGDGKQTRDFIPVTDVANANLQCGMLNADLMNGQPFNIATGQSINLFELIELLKQQFPNYTEQILFGPPRPGDTKDSQADCSKYFSLILGKMVNLEPYKKLQT; translated from the coding sequence ATGGAACAATTTTATCGCGGAAAAAATGTATTAGTAACTGGCGGATGCGGCTTTATCGGCTCGCACATAGCAGAAAAATTAGTCGATCTAGGCGCACATGTAACAATCTTAGACGATCTTTCAACTGGTTTTTTGCATAATATTGAATCAATAAAAAATAAGGTAACATTAATTATTGCAAGTATTACTGATCCAAACATTTGTAAAAATACAACAAAAAACAAAGATATTATTTTTCATTTAGCTGCATTTATTTCTGTTCCACAATCTGTTGAAGAGCCACTTGTATGCCACAATGTAAATATTAATGGTACCCTTAATTTACTCGAAGCAGCACGAATAAATAACGTACAACGATTCGTTTTTTCTTCATCATCTGCCGTCTATGGAAGCACAAACGATATTGCAAAAGAAACAGACCCATGCATACCAACCTCTCCCTACGGAATGTCAAAACGTGTTGGAGAACTATATTGCCAACAATATGCACAGCATTATGGTTTAAAAACAATATGCTTGCGCTATTTTAATGTATATGGCCCACGGCAAGATCCAAATGGCCCGTACGCAGCAGTTGTTGCAAAGTTTACATATCAAATGAAACACAATTTACCTATCACTATTTTTGGAGACGGCAAACAGACACGTGACTTCATCCCAGTTACTGATGTTGCAAATGCCAATCTTCAATGCGGCATGCTTAACGCTGATTTAATGAACGGCCAACCGTTTAATATTGCAACTGGCCAGAGTATTAATCTTTTTGAACTCATTGAATTACTTAAACAGCAATTTCCAAACTACACCGAGCAAATATTATTTGGACCACCACGCCCGGGTGATACCAAAGATTCACAAGCTGATTGCAGCAAGTATTTCAGTTTAATACTAGGAAAAATGGTTAATCTTGAACCATACAAAAAATTACAAACTTGA
- a CDS encoding FAD-dependent oxidoreductase, with the protein MAEIVIIGTGPTGLSAAYHLEQLGFTDYILFEKESSVGGLCRSVYQDGFTFDYTGHFLHINDDYVRSFITNLIGLEHFNTITRQSFIYSRGVYTNYPFQINLFGLPHNVIADCIEGYIARDQSKHCTTDSFADWVNKCFGPGFAKHFFTPYQTKIFAYDIRKISASWTGRFVPKTSLREIICGALCAPEKSSIGYNAQFLYPLHGGIQSWLEKVAQHIKQPIQLNTRVTHVDLKEKAVHLHNGHIEKFGYLINTMPLNCLLDCLKEKSSHRLKQATKYLKCNKVVNFNLGIKNHTLNDKHWIYYPEKHYPFYRIGFPHMFSPHMAPQHCSSLAGEFAHINKSKMWIQKKLTESIDIVKKLFNIHDDDIITQKIIHIQHAYVIYDFWREKHLTQLLKTLENESIYSAGRYAQWKYSSMQEAILDGKEVVNKLLIKHTHKATRNIMIKDMFIKNTYITSYNQDMSKQ; encoded by the coding sequence GTGGCAGAAATTGTTATTATTGGTACAGGTCCAACCGGACTTTCAGCAGCCTATCATTTAGAACAATTAGGCTTTACCGACTACATACTTTTTGAAAAAGAGTCAAGCGTTGGTGGTTTGTGCCGCTCTGTATATCAAGATGGCTTTACATTTGATTATACCGGTCATTTTTTACATATTAATGACGATTATGTGCGCTCATTTATTACTAATCTCATTGGTCTAGAACATTTTAATACCATCACACGTCAATCATTTATTTATTCACGTGGTGTTTATACTAACTATCCGTTTCAAATAAATTTATTTGGTTTACCACATAATGTAATAGCAGACTGCATTGAGGGATACATCGCACGGGATCAAAGCAAGCATTGCACAACAGACTCATTTGCAGACTGGGTTAACAAATGTTTCGGGCCTGGATTTGCTAAACATTTTTTTACCCCATATCAAACAAAAATTTTTGCCTACGACATTCGCAAAATATCTGCTAGCTGGACGGGTCGCTTCGTACCAAAAACATCACTCAGGGAAATTATCTGCGGTGCATTATGCGCACCAGAAAAATCATCTATCGGCTACAATGCACAATTTTTATACCCCTTGCACGGCGGTATCCAATCATGGCTTGAAAAAGTTGCTCAACACATTAAACAACCTATACAACTTAATACGCGTGTTACACATGTTGACTTAAAAGAAAAAGCTGTACACTTACACAATGGCCATATCGAAAAATTTGGCTATTTGATTAACACAATGCCGCTTAATTGTTTACTTGATTGCTTAAAAGAAAAATCTTCTCATCGTTTAAAACAAGCCACAAAATATTTAAAGTGCAACAAAGTAGTTAACTTTAACCTCGGTATCAAAAATCACACACTAAACGATAAACACTGGATTTATTACCCAGAAAAACACTATCCCTTTTATAGAATTGGATTTCCTCATATGTTTTCTCCGCATATGGCTCCACAACATTGCAGTTCGCTTGCTGGCGAATTTGCCCATATTAACAAATCAAAAATGTGGATACAAAAAAAACTTACAGAAAGCATTGATATCGTAAAAAAACTATTTAATATCCATGACGATGATATCATCACTCAAAAAATTATACACATACAGCACGCATATGTTATTTATGATTTTTGGAGAGAAAAGCACTTAACACAATTACTCAAAACACTAGAAAATGAATCGATTTACTCTGCTGGGCGCTATGCACAATGGAAATATTCAAGCATGCAAGAGGCAATTCTTGACGGTAAAGAGGTTGTTAACAAATTACTAATAAAACACACGCATAAAGCAACAAGAAACATTATGATAAAAGATATGTTCATAAAAAACACGTATATAACTAGCTACAATCAAGATATGAGTAAGCAATGA
- the tilS gene encoding tRNA lysidine(34) synthetase TilS, translating into MGTQKKTFAKNGNYIKDIHNFIAKEQLIHHGSTVLLGLSGGPDSIFLLHVLVQYQKDTSFKLVAAHLDHEWRDNSAVDAQFCQQTCEKLGVPLISQKMSEIKFDRKFDGSRESSARHIRRYYFESIIQNKAKAHIALAHHAQDQQETFFIRLLRGASLSGLTSMSMQDGLYIRPLLHIHKKDILEYLNTHNIAYLTDPTNKSNTFLRNRIRNHVIPALQKADNRFDNNFAIMLKRLQDTELFLQQLTAKTFKDLIQHKEGASHINLNLNKLFALNRVMQHRVILYWLCTEQVSFVPTESLFNEILRFLKQPGNNIHYVHSTWAINKKKQCAEIIFTP; encoded by the coding sequence ATGGGGACACAAAAAAAAACATTTGCAAAAAATGGTAATTACATCAAAGATATTCACAATTTTATTGCGAAAGAACAGTTGATTCATCATGGGTCAACTGTTCTTTTAGGCCTCTCTGGTGGCCCTGACTCTATTTTTTTGCTACATGTTCTAGTCCAATATCAAAAAGACACTTCATTTAAACTTGTTGCCGCACATCTTGACCACGAATGGCGAGATAATTCTGCCGTAGACGCTCAATTTTGCCAACAAACGTGTGAGAAGCTCGGAGTGCCGCTGATTAGTCAAAAAATGTCTGAAATTAAATTTGATCGTAAATTTGATGGCTCTCGTGAAAGCTCTGCACGGCATATTCGTCGTTATTATTTTGAATCTATAATTCAAAATAAAGCAAAAGCTCATATTGCCCTGGCCCATCATGCACAAGATCAGCAAGAAACTTTTTTTATTCGCCTGTTGCGTGGTGCAAGTTTGAGCGGGCTGACCAGTATGAGTATGCAAGATGGATTGTACATCAGGCCATTATTACACATACATAAAAAAGATATATTAGAATATCTAAATACACACAATATCGCTTATCTGACAGACCCAACAAACAAATCTAATACGTTTTTACGCAATAGAATTCGCAATCATGTTATTCCCGCGTTGCAAAAAGCTGATAATCGTTTTGATAACAACTTTGCAATTATGCTCAAACGATTACAAGATACTGAGCTATTCTTACAACAACTTACAGCAAAAACGTTTAAAGATCTTATACAGCACAAAGAAGGTGCTTCACATATAAACCTAAACCTAAATAAATTATTTGCCTTAAATAGAGTAATGCAACATCGGGTAATTCTTTATTGGCTGTGTACAGAACAAGTCAGTTTTGTGCCAACAGAATCTTTATTTAATGAAATTCTACGCTTTTTAAAACAACCAGGAAACAATATTCATTATGTACATTCCACCTGGGCCATTAATAAAAAAAAACAATGCGCAGAAATTATTTTCACTCCTTAG